The following are encoded together in the Marmota flaviventris isolate mMarFla1 chromosome 18, mMarFla1.hap1, whole genome shotgun sequence genome:
- the LOC114082299 gene encoding izumo sperm-egg fusion protein 1-like, with translation MHFARVDAGMKVSVKVTVPVTSRRAPPALDLGERTLLVFSTECSGSMGLCFALPLAALASCLLPADCCITCDPTVIAAVKSLETDYLPGHLDAKGHKKVMDIVHKTMNEFKELPIKEGSYMGAVDEKTIKQAASNFLRELKVITDSDVEGEEFVRQLYWMLDKEKGDFTHESAQFLKEAFCPNKCGVMLQTLIWCRNCEKEVHTCLKSKTCGERHVEVHEMEDMILDCLLTWHHISEGLTDYKFYRVWENNSETLLYKGKESTLTKPRVSEADEGKYRCQLDTVKSGPATIISYRVKVIPPNAREEKPGSHIETEEEGGNISVIPDQPETIITTTTTHSSDTESRLQNILFWLLISFSIFLIVALILRLIYWRKSKEKPKTSDESLENSPS, from the exons ATGCACTTCGCTAGAGTGGATGCTGGAATGAAGGTGTCTGTAAAGGTCACCGTCCCTGTGACGTCACGGAGAG CACCACCTGCTCTTGACCTGGGTGAGAGGACCCTCCTGGTGTTTTCTACTGAGTGCTCTGGCTCAATGGGGCTGTGTTTTGCCCTCCCATTGGCTGCACTGGCCAGCTGCCTGCTTCCTGCGGACTGTTGTATCACATGTGACCCGACAGTCATAGCAGCAGTAAAGTCCTTGGAGACAGACTACCTGCCTGGGCACTTGGATGCCAAAGGTCACAAAAAAGTGATGGATATTGTACACAAAACTATGAACGAATTCAAGGAACTGCCGATTAAAGAGGGTTCCTATATGGGAGCCGTAG atgaaaaaacaataaaacaagcAGCCTCGAATTTCTTGAGGGAGCTGAAAGTCATCACAGACAGTGATGTAGAAG GGGAGGAATTCGTGAGGCAGTTGTACTGGATGTTGGACAAGGAAAAGGGGGATTTTACGCACGAATCTGCTCAGTTCCTGAAGGAGG CTTTTTGTCCCAACAAATGTG GCGTTATGTTGCAGACTCTGATATGGTGCCGGAACTGTGAGAAGGAGGTTCATACATGCCTGAAGTCCAAGACCTGCGGGG AGCGCCACGTGGAGGTCCATGAAATGGAAGACATGATCTTGGACTGTCTGCTCACTTGGCACCATATTTCTGAAGGCCTCACAGACTACAAATTTTACAGG GTTTGGGAGAACAATTCTGAGACCTTGCTGTACAAGGGGAAGGAATCAACCCTGACAAAGCCAAGGGTGAGTGAAGCGGATGAAGGCAAATATCGCTGCCAGCTGGACACGGTGAAGTCGGGCCCAGCCACCATCATTTCATATCGTGTCAAAG TGATACCCCCAAATGCCCGTGAAGAGAAACCAGGATCACACATTGAAacggaggaggagggggggaatATTTCAGTTATCCCAGACCAGCCGGAGACCATCATCACGACCACGACCACCCATTCCTCCGACACTGAGAGTAGGCTGCAAAACATCCTCTTCTGGCTGCTGATCTCCTTCTCTATATTCCTGATAGTAGCACTTATTCTCAG GCTTATTTACTGgcgaaaatcaaaagaaaaaccaaagacctCAGATGAGAGCCTTGAAAATTCACCTTCTTAG